One window from the genome of Gimesia aquarii encodes:
- a CDS encoding SpoIIE family protein phosphatase has protein sequence MSASLFLQNNGNSSRLEIKGGRVTLGRHPDCEVCLKSNTVSRHHARITVDLNQQYLLEDLGSGNGTFVNDVLVKGPVILQSGDQISIGPFLLEFSGDAEFENGQHEGLLTSYGLIPSLKTVSFRPPDIDKSTILRATDTNGDINQYQIKPEIKLKAILEISRTIASASDLDSMAEKVLEGLFRIFPAADRGCILLRDPENQRFMPKAIRHRRDDDQEALQLSRTVLKTVTDNKTGVLSADAANDERFEHSESLSTLTIRSILCAPMLGLDGTVIGIINLDTQVAGQMFSDDDLELLMVIAGQTALSYESARLMISHVEKQRYDNEMEIAARVQKGLLPAKIPEVAGYDFFVSYEAARAVGGDYYDFIQTDDNLIWFALGDVAGKGVPASLVMSRVCSAVRSTVEFVTDVTDAVHRINHHIDEAAHDGRFITFILGQIQLTQNEISFVNAGHLDPLLFEANGSLRELTAESPSVPLGVMEDYEYKTIQHQLKPGERLILFTDGITEAMNEEREQFGIERLKSAICESKSGASELGTQILNAVKKFVGKSEQYDDLSLVIIGRDPA, from the coding sequence ATGTCTGCCAGTCTGTTTTTGCAAAATAATGGCAACTCTTCCAGATTGGAAATCAAGGGAGGACGGGTTACATTAGGCCGACATCCTGATTGTGAAGTTTGTCTTAAGTCAAACACGGTTTCACGTCATCATGCGCGTATTACAGTTGATCTGAACCAGCAGTATCTCTTGGAAGATTTAGGCAGTGGCAATGGGACTTTTGTAAATGATGTGCTTGTTAAAGGCCCGGTTATTCTGCAATCAGGCGATCAAATTTCAATAGGTCCCTTTCTATTGGAATTTTCAGGGGATGCTGAATTTGAAAACGGTCAGCATGAAGGTCTGCTCACCTCTTATGGTTTGATTCCTTCGCTGAAAACGGTTTCTTTCAGGCCACCTGACATTGATAAATCCACAATTCTAAGAGCAACAGATACAAATGGAGACATCAATCAGTACCAGATTAAACCCGAAATCAAATTAAAGGCGATTCTGGAAATCAGTCGCACAATCGCTTCTGCTTCTGATTTGGATTCCATGGCGGAGAAGGTTTTGGAAGGTCTATTTCGAATTTTTCCTGCTGCTGACCGTGGATGCATTCTATTAAGGGATCCCGAAAATCAGCGTTTTATGCCCAAAGCAATTCGCCATCGGCGGGATGATGACCAGGAAGCATTGCAGTTGAGTCGAACAGTACTCAAGACGGTAACCGATAATAAAACGGGTGTACTTTCCGCAGACGCTGCCAATGATGAACGATTTGAACATAGTGAGTCGCTCTCTACTTTAACCATTCGTTCAATTTTATGTGCACCGATGTTAGGCCTTGATGGAACTGTGATTGGTATTATTAACCTGGATACTCAAGTTGCCGGTCAGATGTTTTCGGACGATGATTTAGAACTCTTAATGGTCATTGCCGGTCAGACGGCACTTTCGTATGAGAGTGCCCGTTTAATGATCTCGCATGTTGAAAAACAACGTTATGATAATGAAATGGAGATCGCCGCTCGCGTACAGAAAGGTTTGTTGCCAGCCAAAATTCCTGAAGTCGCAGGTTATGATTTTTTTGTATCCTATGAAGCAGCCCGTGCAGTGGGAGGTGATTATTACGATTTTATTCAGACCGATGATAATCTGATCTGGTTTGCTCTGGGAGACGTTGCCGGTAAGGGAGTTCCGGCTTCACTTGTGATGTCTCGTGTATGTAGTGCTGTGCGCAGCACAGTTGAGTTTGTGACTGATGTGACTGACGCGGTTCATCGTATTAATCATCATATCGACGAAGCAGCACACGATGGTCGATTTATCACATTTATTCTAGGGCAGATTCAACTTACACAGAACGAAATTTCCTTTGTCAACGCTGGCCACCTGGATCCTTTACTGTTTGAAGCGAATGGCTCTTTAAGAGAGTTGACAGCAGAGAGTCCGAGCGTTCCTTTGGGGGTGATGGAAGATTATGAATATAAGACTATTCAGCATCAGTTAAAGCCCGGAGAACGATTGATTTTGTTTACTGATGGTATTACCGAAGCCATGAATGAGGAACGTGAGCAATTTGGAATCGAGCGTTTGAAGTCAGCCATTTGTGAATCAAAGTCAGGGGCAAGTGAGTTGGGGACCCAGATCTTAAACGCCGTCAAAAAATTTGTTGGTAAAAGCGAGCAATATGACGATCTCTCATTAGTCATTATTGGGCGCGATCCGGCATAA